Within Microbacterium proteolyticum, the genomic segment GGCGCGAGGAACCACGTGGCACCGGCGTCGCGGGCCCCGTAGAGCTTCTGGCGGATGCCGCCGATGCCGCCCACGTTGCCGTCCGCATCGATGGTGCCCGTGCCGGCGATGTGCTGACCGCCGGTCAGGTCGCCCGTGGACATCTTGTCGATGATGCCCAGGGCGAACATCATGCCGGCACTCGGTCCGCCGACGTTGTTGATCTGGATCTTGACGTCGACCGGGAGGTCGAAGGTGAGTGTCAGTCCGACCCCGAGGAGCCACTGCTGCTGGCCGTCGACATCGGTCAGGCGCGGCGTGACGGACACCGAGCTCTGCGCGCCGCCGCGGTCGATGCCGAGCGTCACCGGTGCACCACCGCCGGCCTGCACGGCCGACCGGATGTCGGTCACGCTCGCGACGGGCTGGCCGTTCAGCGAGGTGATGACGTCGCCGAGCTCGAGCACCCCCGCCGACGCGCCCGAATCGTCGATGGTCCCCACGACCACGTCCTGCGGAACGGTGTAGCCGAGCTGGCGGAGAGCGGCGGCGGAGGCCTCGAGCTGCGAGTCGCTCATCAGAGCGGCGTTCTCGGTGTTGCGCTGCTCGGTCGACTGTCCGGACGGGAAGATGCGATCGAGCGGAACCACCGCGCGGGACGGGTCGAACCACGCCTGCGCGAGTTCGATCCAGCTGGGGGTGCGCTCGCGATTGCCGTTGATCTGGACGGTCAGCAGGTCGAGTCGGCCCTCCGACGGCGTGTCCTTCTCGTCGGGCACGGTGATGAGCGGCACCTCGTTGCCGTCGGCGTCGGTCGACGTGCCGAGGGTGTTCAGGACGGGCCCCGGCTGCTGGATGACGTACGGCGACGGCAGGAACGACAGCACGAGCAGCACGAGCACCGACACGGTGAGGGACCACACGCCGACGACGGTCGATCGGCTCCGCTGCCGCCGAGGGACGGGCACGACGGAGACGTTCTCGTCGAACAGGGTCACGGGTCCTACCTTTGCCGGGTCGTTCGCGCGCGGCGTAAGCGGCGAGGGGCCGAGCCGAGAGAAGCGAGGAATCGTGCGACTAGCGTAGATGCCGTTCCCCTTGACCCGGCTGAAAGGCGGCTGAAGTGGCAGACGACGACCGGAACCCCGAGGAGGAGTTCCAGGAGCTCATGCGGCGCCTGATGTCGGGCGAC encodes:
- a CDS encoding YlbL family protein, yielding MTLFDENVSVVPVPRRQRSRSTVVGVWSLTVSVLVLLVLSFLPSPYVIQQPGPVLNTLGTSTDADGNEVPLITVPDEKDTPSEGRLDLLTVQINGNRERTPSWIELAQAWFDPSRAVVPLDRIFPSGQSTEQRNTENAALMSDSQLEASAAALRQLGYTVPQDVVVGTIDDSGASAGVLELGDVITSLNGQPVASVTDIRSAVQAGGGAPVTLGIDRGGAQSSVSVTPRLTDVDGQQQWLLGVGLTLTFDLPVDVKIQINNVGGPSAGMMFALGIIDKMSTGDLTGGQHIAGTGTIDADGNVGGIGGIRQKLYGARDAGATWFLAPQSNCDEVVGHVPDGIRVFSVSTLQDSLTALEAIRDGGDLDALPTCDGTPASGS